In a single window of the Anaerotruncus rubiinfantis genome:
- a CDS encoding C4-dicarboxylate TRAP transporter substrate-binding protein yields MKKKAMKKLGGFLLAAILLFTTSACGGGNQSAAPQAQAESPKASGDSVESAEKPDKVYTIKLGYVQGDKDPVTIGLYKYKEIVEAGTNGGVQVEVYHSNQLGDTPDLLEQIKTGSNVGCISDASRFSGSVPELAILNAPYIYESYEDGKKVISSDIAQKMYDDLNKKEGYKILTFNWWQGSRNFITNKEVTKVADLSGLRIRSPGTPLYNKMIEALGAKPTGLPWNDIYNAMETKVVDGAEGQTPGIYAARLQEVAEYMSRTGHIQLFTALIVGDQWFNALPQEYQKVMLEASQEAGDYASEIARNETANMEKEMEAAGMKITDVDAAEFKSAIDKMYKDFPEFTEVKKEIDEFLKNG; encoded by the coding sequence ATGAAAAAGAAGGCAATGAAAAAACTGGGAGGATTCTTATTAGCGGCAATTTTACTGTTTACAACTAGCGCATGTGGCGGCGGAAACCAAAGTGCAGCTCCTCAGGCTCAGGCCGAATCTCCAAAAGCCTCTGGAGATTCAGTGGAAAGCGCGGAAAAGCCGGATAAAGTTTATACCATCAAATTGGGATATGTTCAAGGTGATAAAGATCCCGTTACAATAGGTTTATATAAATATAAAGAAATTGTAGAGGCGGGAACCAATGGGGGAGTACAAGTCGAGGTTTACCATTCCAATCAATTGGGTGATACACCTGATCTGCTCGAACAGATTAAAACCGGCTCCAATGTTGGATGTATCAGTGATGCTTCCCGCTTCTCTGGTTCTGTTCCGGAATTGGCTATTTTAAATGCGCCATACATCTACGAAAGTTATGAGGACGGCAAAAAAGTAATTTCCTCTGATATTGCGCAAAAAATGTATGATGATCTGAATAAAAAAGAAGGCTACAAAATTCTCACCTTTAACTGGTGGCAAGGTTCCAGAAACTTTATCACCAATAAAGAAGTTACAAAAGTTGCAGATCTGTCCGGTCTGCGAATCCGTTCCCCAGGCACTCCTCTCTATAACAAAATGATTGAAGCGCTTGGCGCGAAACCCACGGGGCTGCCCTGGAATGACATTTATAATGCTATGGAAACCAAGGTAGTGGATGGCGCCGAAGGGCAGACACCGGGAATCTATGCAGCGCGTTTGCAGGAAGTTGCGGAATACATGAGCCGTACCGGACATATCCAGCTTTTTACGGCACTGATTGTGGGCGATCAGTGGTTCAATGCATTGCCTCAGGAGTATCAAAAGGTTATGCTGGAAGCTTCTCAGGAAGCTGGAGATTATGCTTCGGAAATTGCTAGGAATGAAACCGCCAATATGGAAAAAGAAATGGAAGCTGCTGGTATGAAGATAACCGATGTGGATGCTGCCGAATTCAAATCTGCAATTGATAAGATGTATAAAGACTTCCCGGAATTTACTGAAGTGAAGAAAGAGATTGATGAATTCTTGAAAAACGGCTGA
- a CDS encoding TRAP transporter small permease, whose amino-acid sequence MRKLIDLWKTFEDRFSMVLLSIMVILVFLSAVARAVGRPNPWSVEVAQLLFTWFTFAAASATWRRNGHVSVDIFYNRFPKKIQIVCDYISLILTAVFLGYISTYAVVLAIQNYERRLNVLPISYSWITISVAIFGYAMLLTTIFRIIRKIRGQQEILDTDVDTEQEREAQGK is encoded by the coding sequence TTGCGTAAATTGATAGATTTATGGAAAACGTTTGAAGATCGATTCAGCATGGTTTTATTAAGTATCATGGTAATTCTGGTCTTTTTGTCAGCGGTTGCACGTGCCGTTGGGCGGCCAAATCCATGGTCGGTTGAGGTTGCTCAGCTGCTTTTTACCTGGTTTACTTTTGCTGCGGCATCGGCCACTTGGCGCAGAAATGGACATGTATCGGTGGACATTTTTTATAATCGATTTCCTAAAAAGATTCAGATAGTCTGTGACTATATCAGTCTGATCTTGACCGCTGTATTTTTAGGATATATCAGCACTTATGCCGTTGTTTTGGCAATCCAAAATTATGAGCGTCGATTGAACGTGCTGCCGATCAGTTATTCTTGGATTACCATCAGCGTTGCTATTTTCGGCTATGCGATGCTGTTGACCACTATCTTCCGAATTATCCGAAAAATTCGAGGTCAGCAAGAGATCCTTGATACAGATGTGGATACGGAACAAGAAAGGGAGGCGCAGGGTAAATGA
- a CDS encoding TRAP transporter large permease, translating into MMWVVVILFLALLIIKMPLVYAIGIASLSYYIMVPDLTIPIAVQRMVSTTQGFTMLAIPFFILCGSLMNASGITDRLVKFSMKCIGHLFGGLACVSCLLSAVMGGISGSAVADATMEARILGPSMLKRGYSKGYSAAVVALSSTITATIPPSVGLIIFGAIGNVSIGRLFVGGIVPGILMTIALLIPSYLIARKRNYARESEKMPPLKEIGASLWECIWAMLFPVLLIVGIRFGVFTASEAGAFAVVYALFVGKFIYKELTRESLVKVMKDAMKDCSVVLFITAVAAIFGYASTYSGLPQILATALTKLTESKYLMMIVLTLFLFIMGMFMESTVNTMLFTPIMLPIVMNMGVDPVHFGLIFELTVIIGAMTPPVGTAMFSVCDILKCPVEEYVKESMPFFGMIFVVIALMIFFPDMVLWLPNLVYGAA; encoded by the coding sequence ATGATGTGGGTTGTAGTCATCCTGTTTTTAGCTTTGTTGATTATCAAAATGCCATTGGTTTATGCCATTGGTATCGCCTCCTTAAGCTATTACATTATGGTCCCGGATCTTACAATTCCCATTGCTGTTCAGCGCATGGTATCGACTACACAGGGGTTTACCATGCTGGCGATACCATTTTTTATTCTATGCGGGAGTTTGATGAATGCGTCCGGCATCACAGACAGACTTGTCAAATTTTCAATGAAGTGTATTGGCCATCTGTTTGGCGGTCTGGCCTGTGTGAGCTGTCTGCTCAGCGCTGTCATGGGTGGTATATCCGGCTCTGCGGTGGCGGACGCTACGATGGAAGCGCGAATTTTAGGCCCATCCATGCTGAAGAGAGGATATTCCAAAGGCTATTCCGCCGCAGTGGTTGCGCTTAGTTCCACGATCACGGCTACGATTCCTCCCAGCGTTGGGCTGATCATTTTCGGGGCAATAGGCAACGTTTCCATCGGCCGCCTGTTTGTCGGTGGGATCGTGCCGGGCATTTTGATGACAATTGCCCTTTTGATTCCGTCGTATTTGATTGCCAGAAAACGGAATTATGCGAGAGAAAGCGAGAAAATGCCTCCGCTTAAAGAAATCGGCGCAAGCCTGTGGGAATGCATTTGGGCGATGTTGTTTCCGGTTCTGCTGATCGTTGGAATTCGTTTTGGTGTGTTTACCGCATCGGAAGCTGGTGCGTTTGCGGTTGTTTATGCTCTGTTTGTTGGCAAGTTCATTTATAAAGAACTTACCCGGGAGTCCCTGGTTAAGGTTATGAAGGATGCCATGAAGGATTGTTCCGTGGTTTTATTTATCACGGCTGTTGCGGCTATATTTGGCTATGCGTCTACCTACAGCGGACTTCCGCAGATCCTTGCGACGGCGTTAACGAAATTGACAGAAAGCAAATACCTGATGATGATTGTTCTGACACTGTTCCTGTTCATCATGGGCATGTTCATGGAAAGCACGGTGAACACGATGCTTTTTACCCCGATCATGCTGCCGATTGTCATGAATATGGGGGTTGACCCGGTCCATTTTGGATTGATTTTCGAACTGACGGTCATCATTGGCGCAATGACTCCTCCGGTAGGAACGGCGATGTTTTCGGTGTGCGATATCCTGAAATGTCCGGTGGAAGAATATGTAAAGGAATCAATGCCGTTTTTTGGCATGATATTTGTGGTCATAGCACTTATGATTTTCTTCCCGGATATGGTGTTGTGGCTGCCGAATCTGGTTTATGGTGCTGCATAA
- a CDS encoding sialidase family protein codes for MAQYKNVNEVPQIRDGNRPHKVFMDGFLASFETEPTPVLTDWRMLENGKVIHAGNHYVDEPFIIKANDGSWVCSLSIGDGQEADNSQRTTIRRSTDQGKTWEEPIDIEPADGPEGSKAVLLKTAFGRIYAFYIYNNIDVREIPGDNPPYDSGMCRRVDSLGEFCYRYSDDNGRTWSVKRYAIPMRQFAIDRENPTGGKILFGMNSAIPLVMGDTAFVPFTKVGSFGEGLFSRSEGVLFKSSNIMTERDADKIVWETLPDGDIGLRAPDGAAPIAEEHSFLSTSNGRIHCVYRTIDGWPAISYSDDGGYTWTEPVWMSYADGKRVKCPRAANFAWKTSDGRYLYWFHNHGGAGFLDRIGKNSHYSFEDRNPVWLLAGREVEHEGKIELEWSQPEIVLYTDDPIVRISYPDLLEDDGEYYLTETNKDIARIHHIDKTFLEDMWNQFNVCEVTKRGLILESSGDEVLKAPILPDFARLNEKYSDYRSQRTRQGFTIDFWVENTGSGEMLFDNRTTDGRGTCIFTNERGGVTIVLRDDMTENTWSSDDHILAQAGPHHIGVVVDGGPNVISFVSDGRFNDGGDARQFGWGRFSPYLESARGGETAVIGKKIKKLRVYDRALRTTELIGNWRAGSEG; via the coding sequence ATGGCCCAGTATAAAAATGTTAATGAAGTGCCCCAAATTAGAGATGGAAACAGGCCGCACAAGGTATTCATGGATGGTTTCTTAGCTTCTTTTGAGACCGAACCAACTCCGGTTCTGACTGACTGGAGGATGCTGGAAAATGGAAAGGTAATTCATGCCGGAAACCATTATGTTGATGAACCTTTTATTATTAAAGCGAATGACGGTTCATGGGTATGCTCCTTAAGTATCGGCGATGGACAGGAAGCCGATAACAGCCAACGGACCACCATTCGCCGTTCGACAGATCAGGGAAAAACTTGGGAAGAACCCATTGATATAGAGCCTGCGGACGGTCCGGAAGGATCAAAAGCGGTTCTGCTGAAAACTGCGTTCGGAAGAATTTATGCTTTTTATATTTATAATAATATAGATGTCAGGGAGATTCCCGGCGACAATCCGCCATATGATTCCGGAATGTGCCGCCGTGTCGATTCATTGGGGGAATTTTGCTACCGTTACAGCGACGATAACGGTAGGACCTGGTCGGTCAAACGTTATGCGATACCGATGCGCCAGTTTGCGATTGACAGGGAAAATCCGACGGGGGGAAAGATCCTCTTTGGCATGAATTCCGCGATTCCGCTGGTCATGGGAGACACCGCGTTTGTTCCATTCACGAAGGTCGGCAGCTTTGGGGAAGGGCTCTTTTCACGCAGCGAGGGCGTTTTGTTCAAATCGTCCAACATCATGACAGAGCGCGATGCCGATAAAATTGTGTGGGAGACGCTGCCGGATGGCGATATAGGTCTTCGGGCACCCGATGGGGCCGCGCCTATCGCGGAAGAGCATAGTTTCCTTTCCACTTCCAATGGCCGAATTCATTGTGTCTATAGAACCATTGACGGCTGGCCCGCGATATCGTATAGCGATGACGGCGGTTATACTTGGACCGAGCCTGTTTGGATGTCTTATGCAGATGGCAAACGTGTGAAATGTCCGCGTGCGGCAAATTTTGCATGGAAGACTTCGGACGGAAGATATCTATATTGGTTCCATAACCACGGTGGGGCGGGATTTTTGGATAGGATTGGAAAAAACAGTCATTATTCCTTTGAGGACCGCAATCCGGTCTGGCTTCTTGCCGGTCGCGAAGTTGAGCATGAGGGTAAAATTGAGTTGGAGTGGTCTCAGCCGGAAATTGTTTTATATACGGACGATCCAATTGTACGGATTTCTTATCCTGACCTTTTGGAAGACGATGGGGAGTACTACTTGACGGAAACGAACAAGGATATTGCTCGTATTCATCATATCGATAAAACGTTCCTTGAGGATATGTGGAATCAATTTAATGTTTGCGAGGTCACGAAGCGTGGCTTAATTTTAGAATCTTCAGGTGATGAGGTTCTGAAAGCCCCAATTCTTCCGGATTTTGCACGGTTGAATGAAAAGTATTCAGATTATCGCAGCCAAAGAACGCGTCAGGGATTTACCATTGATTTTTGGGTGGAGAATACTGGTAGTGGTGAGATGTTGTTTGACAACCGGACGACGGATGGCAGGGGTACTTGTATTTTCACAAATGAGCGGGGAGGGGTAACGATCGTACTGCGGGACGATATGACTGAAAATACGTGGTCCAGTGACGATCATATCCTTGCGCAAGCAGGGCCGCACCATATTGGCGTCGTTGTTGATGGCGGCCCCAATGTCATTTCATTTGTAAGCGATGGAAGGTTTAATGACGGCGGAGATGCGCGTCAGTTTGGATGGGGGCGCTTCAGTCCTTATTTGGAAAGTGCGCGTGGCGGTGAAACGGCAGTGATCGGAAAGAAGATCAAGAAACTGCGGGTATATGATCGGGCGCTGCGGACAACTGAGCTGATTGGCAATTGGCGAGCTGGCAGCGAGGGCTGA
- a CDS encoding LacI family DNA-binding transcriptional regulator: MTIYDIAREANVSISTVSRVINNHPGIKPKTREKVQQVLDRSNYVPSVIARGLVNSTTLKMVGIITPDIRSEHHANTAYTIEQELTRWGYGCILCSTGKDPKRQEHYFNMMAERKVDGIILVGSVFQSHTVEKLIQQYMPNISIVITNGYIELDNVYSIITDECSAVEKCVTLLYEKKRDKIAFVMDDTTNSILEKKKGYLKAIESLSLSDRKLIVKTDHNIEECKRACHKILELMPDTNAIICGEDITAVTIMNELSRIGKKIPDDIAVIGCNNSKYAELSLPMLTSVNNNQEAVGATAARILRDALEGRKVPKKTIISADIVFRKSTP, translated from the coding sequence ATGACAATTTACGATATTGCGCGTGAAGCGAATGTTTCTATTTCTACGGTGTCCAGGGTGATTAACAATCACCCTGGAATTAAGCCTAAGACGAGAGAAAAGGTTCAACAGGTGCTTGATAGAAGCAATTATGTTCCAAGTGTAATTGCCAGAGGGCTTGTCAACAGCACCACCTTAAAGATGGTTGGGATTATTACGCCGGATATTCGCAGCGAACATCACGCGAATACCGCCTATACCATTGAGCAGGAGCTTACTCGTTGGGGATATGGATGTATTTTGTGCAGCACAGGAAAGGATCCAAAGCGGCAGGAGCATTATTTTAATATGATGGCCGAGCGAAAAGTGGATGGAATCATTTTGGTTGGGTCTGTTTTCCAGAGCCACACAGTGGAAAAATTAATCCAACAGTACATGCCGAACATTTCTATTGTAATCACAAACGGCTATATAGAATTGGACAACGTGTACAGTATTATAACGGACGAATGTTCGGCGGTAGAAAAATGCGTAACGCTGCTATATGAAAAGAAGCGGGATAAAATTGCATTTGTCATGGACGACACCACAAACAGTATTTTGGAAAAAAAGAAAGGCTATCTCAAAGCAATCGAGAGTCTGTCCTTATCCGATCGGAAACTAATCGTAAAGACAGATCATAATATTGAAGAATGCAAGAGGGCTTGTCACAAAATACTGGAACTTATGCCGGATACCAATGCAATTATCTGCGGAGAGGATATAACAGCAGTGACGATCATGAATGAGCTGTCCAGGATCGGAAAGAAGATTCCGGATGATATAGCGGTAATTGGGTGTAATAATTCTAAATATGCTGAGCTTTCTTTGCCCATGTTGACCTCTGTCAACAATAATCAGGAAGCGGTAGGCGCCACTGCGGCCAGAATATTGCGCGATGCGCTTGAGGGGCGCAAGGTACCCAAGAAGACGATTATCAGCGCCGATATTGTTTTTCGTAAAAGTACGCCTTAG
- a CDS encoding Gfo/Idh/MocA family protein has translation MKDQIRWGMIGCGAVAQKKSGPAFYKARGSSLYAVTSADYAESLAYAEKHPVKVVYRTADELLADPNIDAVYVATPPRFHKEYAVQCAKAGKAAYIEKPLANTYSECLEIIREFEKAEVKGYTAFYRRAMDKFQKIKAILEDGIIGNVRFVNVFCQWVPEVEEYCRDTLPWRLRKEAGGGKFLDMSVHCVDILEYLIGNFQNVFTIASNQAGLYDVEDIVSACFQFDSGPQGSATWCFSGFRNEERTEIVGDKGMISFSVFDNEPFAVTVGGETKIVQVQKYDHVQQPMIQLVVDDLLGKSKCPSTLYTAAHVTKIVDQMLAVYREQNHIL, from the coding sequence ATGAAGGATCAAATCAGATGGGGAATGATTGGATGCGGAGCGGTTGCGCAAAAAAAGAGCGGCCCCGCTTTCTATAAAGCGCGGGGCTCCAGTTTATATGCCGTTACCAGTGCGGACTATGCCGAATCTTTAGCGTATGCAGAAAAGCATCCGGTAAAAGTCGTTTATCGTACGGCGGATGAATTGCTGGCAGATCCCAATATTGATGCGGTATATGTAGCGACTCCACCGCGATTTCATAAGGAATATGCAGTTCAGTGTGCAAAAGCCGGAAAAGCGGCCTATATTGAGAAACCGTTGGCCAATACTTATTCCGAGTGCTTGGAAATTATACGAGAATTCGAAAAGGCTGAGGTAAAGGGATACACAGCTTTTTACCGCAGGGCAATGGATAAATTTCAGAAAATCAAAGCAATTTTGGAGGATGGGATCATCGGAAACGTCCGTTTTGTCAATGTATTCTGCCAATGGGTTCCAGAAGTGGAGGAATATTGTAGGGATACCCTGCCTTGGCGGTTAAGAAAAGAAGCCGGCGGTGGGAAATTCTTGGATATGTCAGTTCATTGCGTGGACATTTTGGAATATTTAATAGGCAATTTTCAAAATGTATTCACGATAGCATCGAATCAGGCGGGACTGTACGATGTGGAGGACATTGTTTCCGCCTGTTTTCAATTTGATTCGGGTCCGCAGGGGAGCGCGACTTGGTGCTTTTCTGGATTTCGAAATGAGGAACGGACCGAAATCGTTGGGGACAAAGGGATGATTTCATTTTCTGTTTTTGACAATGAACCCTTTGCTGTGACTGTAGGTGGGGAAACTAAAATCGTTCAAGTACAAAAATATGACCATGTGCAGCAGCCGATGATTCAATTGGTGGTGGACGATCTGTTGGGTAAGTCGAAATGCCCCAGCACATTGTATACTGCCGCTCATGTAACAAAAATTGTAGATCAGATGTTAGCGGTATATAGAGAACAAAACCACATATTGTAA
- a CDS encoding LysR family transcriptional regulator, with product MKLEHLRYVITTVEQGSISKAAQSLFLTQPHLSKIIREVENEIRYPIFLRQSDGIALTQKGAQFLLHARRMLNEADSMFALSHEPEQTHHFSISTVRTSLVLDCFLQLLQEHQDDPYLQFSICENGNNTAIDDVYTQNAELGIVYLLAAERKNMFDRLSRRGISYHRICPLPHQIIISCEHPLLELGRPVTREDLYPYGMLRYGRGMVFGSENADSIWYNSFLDLNRIGRTVYVYDRATMHNLLTATDFFTLGTSPAIYQESLHKIVSIPFTESSVNQEAIVEMGYIHLDGTPYTEVCSRFIELLNEAYAPGGSREPIHNG from the coding sequence ATGAAACTTGAGCATCTGCGTTACGTCATCACAACTGTGGAACAGGGTTCCATCTCCAAGGCTGCGCAGTCCCTGTTCCTCACCCAGCCACATCTGAGCAAAATTATCCGGGAAGTTGAAAATGAAATCCGCTACCCGATCTTCCTGCGCCAGAGCGACGGCATCGCCCTCACCCAGAAAGGCGCGCAGTTTCTTCTGCATGCGCGGCGGATGCTCAATGAAGCTGACAGCATGTTCGCGCTTAGCCATGAGCCGGAACAGACCCATCATTTCAGCATCTCCACGGTACGCACCTCTCTGGTGCTCGATTGTTTCCTGCAGCTTTTGCAGGAGCATCAGGACGACCCATACCTCCAGTTTTCCATCTGCGAAAATGGGAACAACACCGCCATCGACGATGTTTACACCCAGAATGCTGAGCTCGGCATCGTTTACCTGCTTGCCGCCGAACGAAAAAACATGTTCGACCGGCTTTCCCGCCGCGGGATCTCTTACCACCGTATCTGTCCGCTGCCGCATCAGATCATTATCTCCTGCGAACACCCGCTTCTGGAACTCGGCCGACCGGTCACCCGGGAGGATCTCTATCCCTACGGGATGCTCCGCTACGGCCGCGGCATGGTATTTGGCAGCGAAAATGCCGATTCCATCTGGTACAATTCCTTCCTCGATCTCAACCGCATCGGCCGGACTGTCTATGTCTATGACCGCGCCACCATGCACAACCTTCTGACCGCTACCGACTTTTTCACGCTTGGCACGAGCCCGGCCATCTATCAGGAAAGTCTGCACAAAATCGTTTCGATCCCCTTTACCGAGTCCTCCGTCAACCAGGAAGCCATTGTTGAAATGGGTTACATCCATCTTGACGGCACGCCCTATACAGAAGTCTGCTCCCGCTTTATCGAGCTGCTGAATGAGGCTTACGCCCCAGGCGGTTCCCGGGAGCCCATCCATAACGGTTAA
- a CDS encoding cytosine permease: MAKVEASLAPVLDAEKTMSYPKFTFSWASDLIAIFAFMTGSGAIAAGLNMVQAMIALTIAMLINVVLLSANGLPGFHFGIPMIVQMRPCFGDKAASYVSAIRAIPAILWTGYNSFLGALGLNMFSVILFGYDNIWVWFFVFHFAQVVLSMLGVKSILNFTAYAAIALFVVILIMGVYVFYLFGVENISSVASSGGSWGLPFWGVVTANVSMGITVVVNSSDYIRHVDNSSVPKYVASYACGLIPTVLVLSGLGMVVYAMSGIWSPVDLFVKYVPNFFIVIIAMAFIILGQFSTNMFANIMPANMIWEHIFKFPWWFTSVFTGCLSLFVLPWFLTTSNGFYSFMNVYGALLGPLSGIMITDFIFLRKQKYNMRALYEPGGQYSYGKGVNQAGIFALVAGFLLSIIRLDFSTIVGIVSSAVIYYVLYRFWVLPKFPQAEMAAGYVMESPAVIREEAEEPQAAE; the protein is encoded by the coding sequence ATGGCAAAGGTAGAAGCATCCTTGGCCCCCGTCCTGGATGCCGAAAAGACGATGTCCTACCCCAAGTTCACCTTTTCCTGGGCCTCGGACCTGATTGCAATCTTCGCGTTTATGACCGGTTCCGGCGCGATTGCGGCCGGGCTGAACATGGTGCAGGCGATGATTGCACTCACAATCGCGATGCTGATTAATGTGGTTTTGCTCTCCGCGAACGGACTGCCGGGATTTCATTTCGGCATCCCGATGATCGTGCAGATGCGTCCCTGTTTCGGGGACAAAGCCGCAAGCTATGTCTCCGCAATCCGTGCGATTCCCGCGATCCTGTGGACAGGATACAATTCCTTTTTGGGCGCGCTGGGCCTCAATATGTTCTCTGTGATCCTGTTTGGATACGACAACATCTGGGTCTGGTTTTTCGTGTTCCATTTCGCGCAGGTTGTCCTTTCGATGCTCGGCGTCAAGAGTATCCTCAACTTCACCGCCTATGCGGCTATCGCCCTGTTCGTGGTGATCCTCATCATGGGCGTGTACGTATTCTATCTGTTCGGCGTCGAGAACATCTCCTCGGTCGCATCCAGCGGCGGGTCATGGGGGCTGCCCTTTTGGGGGGTGGTCACTGCAAACGTCAGCATGGGGATTACCGTCGTGGTGAATTCCTCCGACTACATCCGCCACGTTGACAACTCCTCGGTGCCGAAGTATGTCGCCTCCTATGCCTGCGGACTCATCCCGACCGTCCTGGTCCTGAGCGGTCTTGGCATGGTGGTCTACGCGATGTCCGGTATCTGGAGCCCGGTCGACCTGTTCGTAAAATACGTCCCGAACTTCTTCATTGTCATCATTGCGATGGCGTTTATCATCCTGGGCCAGTTCTCCACCAACATGTTTGCGAACATCATGCCCGCAAATATGATCTGGGAGCACATTTTCAAATTCCCCTGGTGGTTCACCTCGGTGTTTACTGGCTGCCTGTCGCTGTTTGTTCTGCCGTGGTTTTTGACCACCTCGAATGGATTCTATTCCTTTATGAATGTCTATGGCGCGCTGCTCGGGCCGCTTTCCGGTATTATGATCACCGACTTCATCTTCCTGCGCAAGCAGAAATATAACATGCGCGCGCTCTATGAGCCCGGTGGGCAATATTCCTATGGAAAAGGCGTCAACCAGGCGGGCATCTTCGCGCTGGTAGCGGGATTTCTGCTTTCGATCATCCGGCTCGATTTCAGCACGATCGTAGGTATCGTCAGCAGTGCGGTCATTTATTATGTTCTTTACCGTTTCTGGGTACTGCCGAAGTTCCCGCAGGCGGAAATGGCTGCCGGCTATGTGATGGAATCGCCCGCGGTTATCCGCGAAGAGGCCGAAGAACCGCAGGCCGCCGAATGA
- a CDS encoding amidohydrolase family protein codes for MIIDFHGHADEYETFGWIDPPERVVDLMDRAGIDLTCITTYGEAPGYPKALSNLLDFVGRFPERLTGFLRVNPSGGDAALSAMEEAAKYPEITGFKLHPISNLLKPYNPFCVAVMKKAAELGLPVFIHCGDKVAAQPWQIGLGAGLCPETQIICHMGGFFHGEESIRMAKACPNVCLDTSSTPYPAIVRRAVEELGADRVLFATDNPAGDPVSDLRKVLDLHFDPETEAKILYKNAVRLLGLKTIRGHAV; via the coding sequence ATGATCATTGATTTCCACGGGCATGCGGACGAATATGAAACGTTCGGATGGATCGATCCGCCAGAACGCGTGGTTGACCTTATGGACCGCGCCGGGATCGATCTGACCTGTATTACCACTTACGGCGAAGCGCCAGGATATCCGAAGGCGCTTTCAAACCTGCTGGATTTTGTGGGGCGTTTCCCCGAACGCCTGACCGGTTTTTTGCGGGTCAATCCCAGCGGCGGGGACGCGGCGCTTTCCGCAATGGAAGAGGCGGCGAAATACCCTGAGATTACAGGGTTCAAGCTGCACCCGATCTCCAATCTGTTAAAACCATACAATCCCTTCTGCGTGGCAGTGATGAAAAAGGCAGCCGAACTTGGCCTGCCGGTATTTATCCACTGCGGCGACAAGGTGGCGGCCCAGCCCTGGCAGATCGGGCTGGGCGCCGGGCTCTGTCCGGAGACGCAGATCATCTGCCACATGGGCGGGTTCTTCCACGGAGAGGAGTCGATCCGTATGGCGAAAGCCTGCCCGAATGTCTGCCTCGACACCTCCTCGACCCCGTATCCCGCGATTGTACGCAGGGCGGTAGAGGAGCTTGGCGCCGACCGGGTGCTCTTCGCGACCGACAACCCGGCGGGCGATCCGGTTTCCGACCTGCGAAAGGTGCTGGATTTGCACTTCGACCCGGAGACCGAAGCCAAGATCCTCTATAAAAATGCCGTCCGGCTTCTCGGGCTGAAGACGATAAGGGGGCATGCCGTATGA
- a CDS encoding amidohydrolase family protein → MKFDACAFVGDSLYGNSVSPEELLAQMKQNGVERAVVRPFKPCDYNYDRANRYISEVQKAHPELIGFGRVNPLEKSAPQQVDALVSYGLRGLHLHPWEDNFIISDPKVYPAVEACGRHGLPVYVSTGYPCVSEPLQLWELAMKFPQVTFIATHGGQLDISGLSFDDAVYAAKSAKNLKFDLSGVYRRDFIELLIASAGEENVVFGSCAPYMDISLEIARVEAAQIPQMQKDKIFSENIRALLAV, encoded by the coding sequence ATGAAATTTGACGCATGTGCATTTGTGGGCGATTCGCTCTATGGCAATTCGGTTTCGCCGGAGGAGCTGCTCGCGCAGATGAAACAAAACGGCGTGGAACGGGCGGTCGTGCGCCCGTTCAAACCCTGTGACTACAACTACGACAGGGCGAACCGGTACATTTCCGAAGTGCAGAAAGCCCATCCGGAGCTCATCGGCTTCGGCCGGGTAAATCCGCTTGAAAAGTCTGCACCACAGCAGGTGGACGCGCTTGTCTCCTATGGGCTCAGGGGCCTGCACCTGCATCCGTGGGAGGACAACTTTATCATCAGCGATCCGAAGGTATACCCTGCGGTGGAGGCCTGTGGACGGCATGGCCTGCCGGTTTACGTTTCTACCGGGTATCCCTGCGTATCTGAGCCGTTGCAGCTGTGGGAGCTTGCGATGAAATTTCCGCAGGTCACCTTTATCGCCACCCATGGCGGGCAGCTTGACATCAGCGGGCTGAGCTTCGACGATGCGGTCTATGCCGCCAAGTCCGCGAAAAACCTCAAATTTGACCTGTCCGGCGTCTATCGCCGGGACTTCATTGAGCTGCTGATCGCGTCAGCCGGCGAAGAAAACGTAGTGTTCGGTTCCTGCGCGCCCTATATGGATATCTCGCTTGAAATTGCGCGTGTCGAAGCGGCACAGATCCCGCAGATGCAGAAGGATAAGATCTTTTCAGAAAATATCCGCGCGCTTCTGGCGGTGTGA